A window of Littorina saxatilis isolate snail1 linkage group LG7, US_GU_Lsax_2.0, whole genome shotgun sequence contains these coding sequences:
- the LOC138971185 gene encoding aromatic-L-amino-acid decarboxylase-like — MDSNQFREVGKQMVDYIADYYDNIRQRPVMHNVSPGYLPPLLPDSAPEDPERWEDIFKDIEKVIMPGVTHWRSPRFHGYYAAGGSFPSMLGDMLCNAIGCIGFSWATSPACTELEMVTTDWLGKMLGLPEHFLHSHSGLGGGVIQSTASETVFLCVLAARNRMVARMKETDPDMNDHSVISRFVCYSSDQANSSVHRSGLLAEVRMRKLQSDDNFSLRGETLRKAIKEDKAKGLIPFFVCATLGTTGSCAFDSIKEIGPLCEKEGIWLHIDAAYAGSAFVCPEYRQHLEGVEYAETFSTNPHKWMLCNFDLSVMWIKNRQYLVDAFNVDPIYLKHQNEGRVPDYRHWQIPLGRRFRALKLWFVLRCYGVKGIQQYIRTHVSLAEELEALLVKDGRFEMPVPATMALVCFRLKGTNKLSEMLHDHIMACGDIYIIPAYARAQGKDVYFMRVAMVSEHMTSADIEVTFRAIQRSADRVQERYADLPQTEKNGVKDDYMPLINNDACPADFKKQRNEKA; from the exons ATGGATTCGAACCAGTTCCGAGAGGTTGGCAAACAGATGGTCGACTACATAGCCGACTACTACGACAACATTCGTCAACGCCCAGTGATGCACAACGTCTCGCCTGGCTACCTTCCCCCTCTGCTGCCCGACTCTGCTCCGGAAGATCCCGAGCGTTGGGAAGACATCTTCAAGGACATCGAGAAGGTTATAATGCCGGGG GTGACGCACTGGAGGAGTCCTCGTTTCCATGGTTACTACGCCGCAGGAGGATCGTTTCCGTCCATGCTTGGCGACATGCTGTGTAATGCCATCGGCTGCATTGGATTCTCTTGG GCCACCAGTCCGGCCTGCACAGAGCTGGAGATGGTGACCACAGACTGGCTGGGCAAGATGCTGGGCTTACCCGAACACTTCCTCCACTCACACTCCGGACTCGGCGGTGGCGTTATACAG TCCACAGCGAGCGAGacagtgtttctgtgtgtcctGGCAGCGAGGAACCGAATGGTGGCCAGGATGAAGGAGACCGACCCAGACATGAACGACCATAGTGTCATCTCACGTTTCGTTTGCTACTCGTCAGATCAG gcCAACTCTTCTGTACATAGGTCTGGATTATTGGCGGAAGTGCGCATGCGCAAGCTACAATCAGACGACAATTTCTCTCTGCGCGGGGAAACTCTGCGAAAAGCGATCAAAGAAGACAAGGCCAAGGGACTCATTCCTTTCTTT GTCTGCGCCACACTGGGCACTACGGGGTCCTGCGCCTTCGACAGCATCAAGGAGATTGGCCCTCTGT GCGAGAAGGAAGGAATATGGCTGCACATCGACGCTGCATACGCCGGCAGTGCCTTTGTCTGTCCGGAATACAGACAACACCTGGAGGGGGTGGAG TACGCAGAGACTTTCAGCACCAACCCGCACAAATGGATGCTGTGCAACTTTGACTTGTCCGTCATGTG GATTAAAAACAGACAATATCTAGTGGATGCCTTCAACGTGGATCCAATCTATCTCAAACATCAGAATGAAGGACGCGTCCCTGACTATAGG CACTGGCAGATACCCTTGGGTAGACGATTCCGAGCTCTAAAACTGTGGTTTGTTTTGAGATGCTACGGTGTTAAGGGTATCCAGCAGTATATCCGCACG CACGTGTCCCTGGCTGAAGAACTGGAGGCCTTGCTTGTGAAGGATGGACGCTTCGAGATGCCTGTTCCCGCCACCATGGCTCTCGTCTGTTTCAGGCTGAAG GGGACTAACAAGCTGAGCGAGATGCTTCACGACCACATCATGGCTTGTGGCGATATCTACATCATCCCGGCCTACGCACGCGCCCAGGGCAAGGACGTCTACTTCATGCGCGTTGCCATGGTGTCCGAGCACATGACGTCAGCTGACATTGAGGTGACCTTCAGGGCCATCCAGCGCAGCGCGGACCGCGTGCAGGAGAGATACGCTGACCTGCCGCAGACGGAGAAGAACGGGGTGAAGGACGATTACATGCCGCTCATCAACAACGACGCTTGTCCTGCTGACTTCAAGAAGCAGCGCAATGAAAAGGCTTAA